From a single Halorussus limi genomic region:
- the hflX gene encoding GTPase HflX yields MQSRDAVIAKRVDDGSPDTDEIAALAEAAGHEVVARVTQTRPEDSSLQFGRGKAEELAETVAETDASLVVFDNDLTPTQTVELAELCPDGTTVVDRHRLVLDIFEEQVGSKRAELQVERATLEWNLPRIRESTQEQAMNKFTESGTRYYDVLDRIDELDRKLADFGDDAEARRERRREEGFEFVALAGYTNAGKSTLLHRLADDLDFEDREVDHADLDATAEIEDRLFKTLDTTTRRATVEGRRTLVTDTVGFVGDLPHDLVASFHGTLSETETADCVVLVADAGDPPTELRRKLETSFDLLEAAEGEVVVALNKTDLLSADECAEREAVAAEVAAESAVELSADPVPVSASEGRNLDALRERIAGALSDRRTVELALPNDDDAMSVVSWLYDRAEVSDVTYAGGEVRVEFAAKGPVVERAKSRASALEPNSSEGR; encoded by the coding sequence ATGCAATCTCGAGACGCAGTTATCGCCAAGCGCGTAGACGACGGCAGTCCAGACACCGACGAAATCGCGGCACTCGCCGAGGCCGCGGGCCACGAAGTCGTGGCTCGCGTGACCCAGACCCGTCCGGAGGACTCGTCGCTCCAGTTCGGCCGTGGGAAGGCCGAGGAGTTAGCCGAGACGGTCGCCGAGACCGACGCGAGTCTGGTCGTGTTCGACAACGACCTCACGCCGACCCAGACGGTCGAACTCGCGGAGTTGTGTCCCGACGGGACGACGGTCGTGGACAGACACCGCCTCGTCCTCGACATCTTCGAGGAGCAGGTCGGAAGCAAGCGCGCCGAGTTGCAGGTCGAGCGCGCCACGCTGGAGTGGAACCTCCCGCGAATCCGCGAGAGCACCCAGGAGCAGGCGATGAACAAGTTCACCGAGTCTGGCACCCGGTACTACGACGTGCTGGACCGCATCGACGAGTTGGACCGAAAACTCGCCGACTTCGGCGACGACGCGGAGGCCCGCCGGGAGCGACGACGCGAGGAGGGCTTCGAGTTCGTCGCGCTCGCCGGCTACACCAACGCCGGGAAGTCGACGCTCCTGCACCGCCTCGCCGACGACCTCGACTTCGAGGACCGCGAGGTCGACCACGCGGACCTCGACGCGACGGCCGAAATCGAGGACCGTTTGTTCAAGACGCTCGACACCACGACGCGGCGGGCCACCGTCGAGGGGCGGCGGACGCTCGTGACCGACACCGTGGGGTTCGTCGGCGACCTGCCCCACGACCTCGTGGCGTCGTTCCACGGCACGCTCTCGGAGACCGAGACCGCCGACTGCGTAGTGCTGGTCGCCGACGCCGGTGACCCGCCGACCGAACTCCGGAGGAAACTCGAAACCAGTTTCGACCTGCTAGAGGCCGCCGAGGGCGAGGTCGTCGTGGCCCTGAACAAGACAGACCTACTCTCGGCCGACGAGTGCGCCGAGCGCGAGGCGGTCGCCGCCGAGGTGGCGGCGGAGTCCGCGGTGGAACTCTCGGCCGACCCCGTGCCCGTCAGCGCGAGCGAGGGACGGAACCTCGACGCGCTGCGCGAGCGAATCGCCGGCGCGCTCTCGGACCGCCGGACGGTCGAACTCGCGCTCCCGAACGACGACGACGCGATGAGCGTGGTGTCTTGGCTCTACGACCGCGCCGAGGTGTCGGACGTGACCTACGCCGGCGGCGAGGTTCGAGTCGAGTTCGCGGCGAAGGGACCGGTCGTCGAACGCGCGAAATCGAGGGCCTCGGCCCTCGAACCAAATTCGTCGGAGGGTCGGTAG
- a CDS encoding HalOD1 output domain-containing protein: MSFERKREIIDFDLETGTYRTTYDYPSEPPSVAVALALMELTGRDVTDFDPLYGSATVDPDALDELFRPKPGDTSRDAVVQFTYNEYEIRVKDYGRIVIRT; this comes from the coding sequence ATGAGCTTCGAACGAAAGCGCGAAATTATCGACTTCGACTTGGAGACCGGAACCTACCGGACGACCTACGACTACCCGTCGGAACCTCCGAGCGTCGCGGTGGCGCTCGCGCTGATGGAACTGACCGGCAGGGACGTGACCGACTTCGACCCGCTCTACGGGTCCGCGACCGTAGACCCGGACGCGCTCGACGAACTGTTTCGGCCGAAACCCGGCGACACCAGTCGGGACGCCGTCGTCCAGTTCACGTACAACGAGTACGAGATTCGAGTCAAGGACTACGGACGAATCGTCATCAGAACGTGA
- a CDS encoding acetolactate synthase large subunit, whose product MNTAEVLVAGLEREGVEYVFGLPGEENEATMFALRDSDITFVPVRHEQGAAFMADVYGRLTGDAGVCLSTLGPGATNLLTGVADANLDKAPLVAITGQGSLESLHVESHQKLDVVDMFAPVTKWNAQISDPGIVHESVRKAFKTAEYEKPGATHLELPEDVAYEDCEVEPMESRGRVRRPEPDVPSLDRVRDLLGDADRPIVIAGNGAVRTDASEDLRAFVGKYDLPVAATYMGKGAVSDADDHSLLTLDSGDHEEASDAIKSADLVITVGYDIAEHDPADWNPDADTTIVHVDSEPAEVYEHYNPDVEVVSDIAAAVRELDACCEEIDADFETDWYDDLREHILDDVSHDHESGDPFTVERVLPVLREAMADDDVLISDVGSHKMAIAQNYPTYEPNTCIVSNGLASMGISVPGGLAADLAVDSNVVAATGDGGFMMNAAEIETATRVGCGYTILLFRDDEYRLITEEQVEHRGEHFGTELSNPDFQTFAESFGIEAYRPGDWDELAEALDEAVPSDEVSLVEVVLE is encoded by the coding sequence ATGAACACAGCAGAGGTTCTCGTGGCCGGACTCGAACGCGAGGGCGTCGAGTACGTCTTCGGACTTCCGGGCGAGGAGAACGAGGCGACCATGTTCGCGCTCCGGGACTCAGACATCACCTTCGTCCCGGTGCGCCACGAGCAGGGCGCGGCCTTCATGGCCGACGTGTACGGCCGACTGACCGGCGACGCGGGCGTCTGCCTCTCGACGCTCGGACCGGGCGCGACCAACCTCCTGACCGGCGTCGCCGACGCGAACCTCGACAAGGCCCCGTTGGTCGCCATCACCGGGCAGGGCAGTCTCGAGAGTCTCCACGTCGAGAGCCACCAGAAACTCGACGTGGTGGACATGTTCGCCCCGGTGACGAAGTGGAACGCCCAGATTTCGGACCCCGGCATCGTCCACGAGTCGGTCCGGAAGGCGTTCAAGACCGCCGAGTACGAGAAACCCGGCGCGACCCACCTCGAACTCCCCGAGGACGTGGCCTACGAGGACTGCGAGGTCGAACCGATGGAGAGCAGGGGCCGGGTCCGCAGGCCCGAACCCGACGTGCCGTCGCTGGACCGCGTGCGGGACCTCCTCGGCGATGCCGACCGACCCATCGTCATCGCGGGCAACGGCGCGGTCAGAACCGACGCCAGCGAGGACCTCCGAGCGTTCGTGGGCAAATACGACCTCCCGGTGGCCGCGACCTACATGGGCAAGGGCGCGGTGTCGGACGCCGACGACCACTCGCTTCTCACGCTCGACTCGGGCGACCACGAGGAGGCGTCTGACGCCATCAAGTCGGCCGACCTCGTGATAACCGTCGGCTACGACATCGCCGAACACGACCCCGCCGACTGGAACCCGGACGCAGACACCACCATCGTCCACGTGGACAGCGAACCCGCGGAGGTGTACGAACACTACAACCCGGACGTGGAGGTGGTCTCCGACATCGCGGCGGCGGTCCGAGAACTCGACGCCTGCTGCGAGGAAATCGACGCCGACTTCGAGACCGACTGGTACGACGACCTGCGCGAGCATATCCTCGACGACGTGAGTCACGACCACGAGTCCGGCGACCCGTTCACCGTCGAGCGAGTGCTGCCGGTCCTCCGCGAGGCGATGGCCGACGACGACGTACTCATCTCGGACGTGGGGAGCCACAAGATGGCCATCGCCCAGAACTACCCGACGTACGAACCGAACACCTGCATCGTCTCGAACGGTCTCGCCTCGATGGGCATCTCGGTGCCCGGCGGCCTCGCGGCCGACCTCGCGGTGGACTCGAACGTCGTCGCCGCGACGGGCGACGGCGGATTCATGATGAACGCCGCCGAAATCGAGACGGCGACCAGAGTCGGGTGCGGGTACACGATTCTGCTGTTCCGGGACGACGAGTATCGACTGATTACCGAAGAGCAGGTCGAACACCGCGGGGAACACTTCGGCACCGAACTCTCGAACCCCGACTTCCAGACGTTCGCCGAGAGCTTCGGCATCGAGGCGTATCGCCCCGGGGACTGGGACGAACTCGCGGAGGCGCTCGACGAGGCCGTCCCGAGCGACGAGGTGTCGCTGGTCGAAGTCGTGCTGGAGTAG
- a CDS encoding PAS domain S-box protein, which translates to MQSPGHARNHTPQLQVLYVGDGGHAAARGVADLRERTDVEVTRVTTATAVLDHLQAGTVSCIVCAVPLADVDVLTLLDGVRDVSPDVPFVVVSATDDPDLASAVLAREGTDYVRWRGESYQPRQLVQRVESAVDHYRASRTANWTTAYFDALVNQAPDAVLTIDAANRIVFANPAVEEVFGYAPEELVGEPLTTVVPEHLRQSHIDAFRRYQETGERTLDWDYVEMPGRHREGHEVPLSLSFREVTYDGHRFFSAIVRDVTERKRAEDDRRLLHATTRSVAAADTFLNGLEATIAEVCDATEWAYGEAWVPSDDRTHLERTDAAYAVSDAYESFQRVSGATSFAAGEGLPGRVWERTEPVWMEDVTALGPGVFPRTDDAEDAGLRTALGVPVLDGDEVVAVLAFYMPEVKSLDDRLVDIVTTVAAELGELIVRRRAEDELKREKEFTEGALNALPDIFFTFDPDARLRRWNEEVNAVTGYDDEELDGLPAVELVADDEAERVVETVERVYEIGSARLEANLLTKDGREIAYEFTGALLTDDEGDPLGIAGIGRDITDRKQREAELEASREKYRKLVETAPDAVFLVDAETGTIIDTNDAAERLLGKSRGEIVGMHQTELHPPDETDRYRRLFERHVESGGVIQDDEYYYVVRDDGSEVPVEISAGITEIGGRTVNQAVFRDITDRKQHEETLAGLREVTRDLMAAETKSDICHVAVSTVRDILDLPVCGVHLLDPDERVLRPAAVTEEAEALFDGVPSFEEGEGLVWGVYTSGTPRLYEAVSEHEDVYNPETPVRTEMILPLGDHGTLTAGSTCDEELTEAKLDLAKILAANTEAALDRADRERTIERQRDQLQAELDEVFERIDDGFFALDEEWQFTYVNDHAERLLGADRTDLFSGTIWEVLPEIRKSEARDAFHRAVETQTHVSHEEYVDALGAWFEFHAYPSQSGLSVYVRDISDRKRREQQLERQNERLESFASMLAHELRNPLSIAQIYLQTAEDGDESAFERVADALDRMEDMIDVLLVMTRGGEAATDPELVSLREAAGEVWADVGGEWDRLEVVTDARVEVEPHHLRHLLQNLLQNAVEHSPADGSTDAGDGLTVRVGALEDGFYVEDDGDGIPEDDREQVFEAGYTTDDVGIGLGLTFVAQLAELYGWECDLTESESGGARFEFSDATVVPSGES; encoded by the coding sequence GTGCAGTCTCCGGGACACGCGCGCAACCACACGCCGCAGCTACAGGTCCTCTACGTCGGAGACGGTGGTCACGCCGCCGCGCGCGGGGTCGCCGACCTCCGGGAGCGAACCGACGTCGAAGTGACCCGGGTGACGACCGCGACCGCGGTCCTCGACCACCTCCAAGCGGGAACGGTGTCCTGCATCGTCTGTGCGGTTCCGCTCGCCGACGTGGACGTTCTCACGCTGCTCGACGGGGTCCGGGACGTCTCGCCGGACGTCCCCTTCGTCGTCGTGAGCGCGACCGACGACCCGGACCTCGCCTCGGCGGTGCTTGCCCGCGAGGGAACCGATTACGTCCGCTGGCGCGGAGAGTCGTACCAGCCCCGCCAACTGGTCCAGCGCGTCGAGAGCGCCGTCGACCACTACCGAGCGAGTCGGACGGCCAACTGGACGACCGCCTACTTCGACGCGCTCGTGAATCAGGCGCCGGACGCGGTTCTCACCATCGACGCCGCCAACAGAATCGTCTTCGCCAACCCCGCCGTCGAGGAAGTGTTCGGGTACGCGCCCGAGGAACTGGTCGGCGAACCGCTGACGACCGTCGTCCCCGAACACCTCCGACAGTCCCACATCGACGCCTTCCGACGCTATCAGGAGACCGGCGAGCGGACGCTCGACTGGGACTACGTCGAGATGCCCGGGCGTCACCGCGAGGGCCACGAGGTCCCGCTGTCGCTGTCGTTCCGGGAAGTCACCTACGACGGGCACCGGTTTTTCTCCGCCATCGTCCGCGACGTGACCGAACGAAAGCGGGCCGAGGACGACCGCCGCCTCCTCCACGCGACGACTCGGTCGGTCGCGGCGGCCGACACGTTCCTCAACGGCCTCGAAGCGACGATAGCGGAGGTGTGCGACGCGACGGAGTGGGCGTACGGCGAGGCGTGGGTCCCTTCGGACGACCGGACGCACCTCGAACGGACCGACGCGGCCTACGCCGTCTCGGACGCCTACGAGTCGTTCCAGCGGGTTTCGGGAGCGACGTCGTTCGCCGCGGGGGAGGGACTGCCGGGCCGGGTCTGGGAGCGCACCGAACCCGTCTGGATGGAGGACGTGACCGCGCTCGGCCCCGGCGTCTTCCCCCGAACAGATGACGCCGAGGACGCCGGGTTGCGGACCGCGCTCGGCGTGCCCGTCCTCGACGGGGACGAAGTCGTCGCCGTCCTCGCGTTCTACATGCCCGAAGTCAAGTCGTTGGACGACCGACTCGTGGACATCGTCACCACCGTCGCGGCGGAGTTGGGCGAACTGATAGTCCGTCGGCGGGCCGAGGACGAACTCAAGCGCGAGAAGGAGTTCACCGAGGGCGCGCTGAACGCGCTGCCGGACATCTTCTTCACGTTCGACCCCGACGCGCGACTGCGCCGATGGAACGAGGAGGTCAACGCGGTGACGGGGTACGACGACGAGGAACTCGACGGCCTCCCCGCGGTCGAACTGGTCGCGGACGACGAGGCCGAGCGCGTCGTCGAGACCGTCGAGCGCGTGTACGAGATCGGTTCGGCGCGGTTGGAGGCCAATCTCCTGACCAAAGACGGCCGCGAAATCGCCTACGAGTTCACGGGCGCGCTGTTGACTGACGACGAGGGCGACCCGCTCGGTATCGCCGGCATCGGTCGAGACATCACCGACCGCAAGCAGCGGGAGGCCGAACTCGAAGCGTCGCGAGAGAAGTACCGGAAACTGGTCGAGACGGCCCCGGACGCGGTCTTCCTCGTCGACGCCGAGACCGGAACGATAATCGACACGAACGACGCCGCGGAGCGACTGCTCGGCAAGTCCCGCGGCGAAATCGTCGGGATGCACCAGACGGAACTCCACCCGCCGGACGAGACCGACCGCTACCGGCGCCTCTTCGAGAGACACGTCGAGTCCGGCGGCGTGATTCAGGACGACGAGTACTACTACGTCGTCCGGGACGACGGCAGCGAGGTACCGGTCGAAATCAGCGCCGGCATCACGGAAATCGGCGGTCGGACGGTGAACCAAGCGGTGTTCCGGGACATCACCGACCGGAAACAGCACGAGGAGACGCTGGCGGGACTCCGGGAGGTGACGCGCGACCTGATGGCCGCCGAAACCAAGTCGGATATATGCCACGTCGCCGTCTCGACGGTGCGCGACATCCTCGACCTGCCCGTCTGCGGGGTCCACCTCCTCGACCCGGACGAGCGAGTCCTCCGTCCCGCCGCGGTGACCGAGGAGGCCGAAGCGCTGTTCGACGGCGTGCCGAGTTTCGAGGAAGGCGAAGGACTCGTGTGGGGCGTCTACACGTCGGGGACGCCGCGACTCTACGAGGCCGTCTCCGAACACGAGGACGTTTACAACCCCGAGACGCCGGTGAGAACCGAGATGATTCTGCCGCTGGGCGACCACGGGACCCTCACGGCGGGGTCGACGTGCGACGAGGAGTTGACCGAAGCGAAACTCGACCTCGCGAAGATACTGGCGGCCAACACCGAGGCGGCCCTCGACAGGGCCGACCGCGAGCGGACCATCGAGCGCCAGCGCGACCAGTTGCAGGCGGAACTCGACGAGGTGTTCGAGCGCATCGACGACGGCTTCTTCGCCCTAGACGAGGAGTGGCAGTTCACCTACGTGAACGACCACGCCGAGCGACTCCTCGGCGCCGACCGGACGGACCTGTTCAGCGGCACTATCTGGGAGGTCCTCCCCGAGATTCGGAAGTCGGAGGCCCGCGACGCCTTCCACCGGGCGGTCGAGACCCAGACTCACGTCTCCCACGAGGAGTACGTCGACGCGCTCGGGGCGTGGTTCGAGTTCCACGCCTACCCCTCCCAGAGCGGTCTCTCGGTCTACGTCAGGGACATCTCCGACCGGAAGCGTCGGGAACAGCAACTCGAACGCCAGAACGAGCGACTCGAATCGTTCGCCAGCATGCTCGCCCACGAACTCCGGAACCCCCTCTCCATCGCCCAGATTTACCTCCAGACGGCCGAGGACGGGGACGAGTCGGCGTTCGAGCGGGTGGCCGACGCCCTCGACCGCATGGAGGACATGATAGACGTCCTGCTGGTGATGACCCGCGGAGGCGAGGCGGCCACCGATCCCGAACTCGTCTCGCTTCGCGAGGCGGCGGGCGAGGTGTGGGCGGACGTCGGCGGCGAGTGGGACCGACTCGAAGTGGTGACCGACGCCCGGGTCGAAGTCGAACCCCACCACCTCCGACACCTGCTCCAGAACCTGCTCCAGAACGCGGTGGAACACAGTCCCGCGGACGGTTCGACGGACGCCGGCGACGGCTTGACGGTCCGAGTCGGCGCGCTGGAGGACGGATTCTACGTGGAGGACGACGGGGACGGAATCCCGGAGGACGACCGGGAACAGGTCTTCGAGGCGGGGTACACGACCGACGACGTCGGAATCGGTCTGGGACTGACGTTCGTCGCGCAACTCGCGGAGTTGTACGGGTGGGAGTGCGACCTGACCGAGAGCGAGTCGGGCGGCGCTCGGTTCGAGTTCTCGGACGCGACCGTCGTTCCCTCCGGAGAGTCGTAG